The DNA sequence AAAAAATAGTTTTTATTTTATATCAACATCTTATTTCCTCTTAGTTATTAGTAGCACAGGTACCACGATCATTACTACAATTGCTAGAGTAACTATGATAAGTAATTGCTGATTACTCCAATCAGAAGGTCTTTCAGGGACTATGGTAGTAATTGTTGTAATAGTTGATGTTACAGGAGGCAAAGACGTAGTTACTGAGGTTGTAGCTGTGACTGTTGTTACTTTTTCAGTTGTTGTGGTTGTTGAGGTAATGGTTACTGTGGTAGTTAATGGTGTTGTAGTAACCACGCTACCTATGGGATTTACTATCCTCTCTTCATCGATTATTCCGTTTGACCCTGTATCAACTCTAACTATTAACTGCCTACTGCTTATGTTACTCCAAGATCTCGGTGATGCTATGATGGTATCATGTGGAGAGATAGTAATTCCTATGTAGCGTGCATTTTGCTGGCCATCCATACTGTGAGCAATCAGCTCTACAGAGATATTTAGTGGTTTATCGCCTGAGTTTTTAATCATGAATCCTTCCCCGCTTGAGAAGTCTACGTTAAAGTTGTATTTAGTGGATTCTACTTCTAGGAATATCTGACGTGCCATATTATTATCTATGATTGATGATGCTATCCTATAACTACCTGATCCATTGTTCTTAATCCTTACTCTGCTCTGATTTAGAATAAGGTTGACTATTCGTTCAGGGCTTCCAAAGTATTGAAGTGATAAAGACCTATTACTGTTTTTAGAGACTAGTGTAACCGTTCCATTCTTTGTAGACTTTATATTTAAGTTCAACTCACTTCCTGCCACGAAAACGTATACCGGATTAGCAAGAGGGAGTGGGATAGGCACAAGTATAGCTGTTTTGCTCATGTCTTCTATACTTGGTGGCGTCATACCATCAAATATGAATACCTTCTTGCCCATAGCGTCGGATACGTTGCTGATTTTAACACCAGCATCACCTCCCACGATGATTAATGACGGTGTTCTATTTGATGTATTTGAATCTCCTGAGGTCTCAGCATATCCTAAAGATTTCATATACTCTATGAAGAGTTCGAAGAGTCCGAAAAATACATCTGATTCAGTCAAAGCAGCACTCTCACCATGAAATAGTGAGGAACCCGTAGCAAAGAGGAAGCCATCAATAACCTCTGTATGCTCATTATCTAAGTAGAAGGTAAAGTACCATCGACCATCAGACCTACAGCATCTGAAGTCTACGTAACTATTGTCTTGATTTACAGCACTATTAGGTTGGAATGGCCTGTTAGAATCAAGTACCCAAACCCTCACATGGTTAGCACTTATTTCCTCAACCCTATATACGAGTACTGTGTGGCTACTTCTAATATCATCAGAGGAGAACATAAACAGTAGTGGTACATCATTCCACTTTTGAGTTTCCGGCATACGTTCCCATTGTCTAAGCTCGTTTAAAGTCTCTAGTATTATGTCCTCACCTGCTAACCACCTGACTAGCGCTCTAGTACCGCGCCTCAAATTTCTTTCATCAAGCGACCACATATACTGGTAAGTTAAATACGTGTCCAGATCCATGATGTTCGAACTGAAGCTATCTGATGGCGGATCTTCAAGCATAATCACTATGAAGTTTTTATCTAGGGTGAAGGGTTGGGGCCAGTGATTTAGCGATGAACATCCTGGAATAGCATAGAGCCTAACTGACTGAGGAGTTTCTCTAAATTTTTGACTTACTAACGCATGTGCCGAACATCTACCCTCTTCGCACATCTCCTTAAACACGTAATTGTAGAGAGCATCTGAGGCCCAATCATGCCATAATTTCCAACATTTGAAAATACATAAAAAGTCCCAAACAGCATCCTCACCCCAGAAGTCCTCCCACATTTCCCAGTTAATGTGCGAACATGGCGTATTCTGGAAGTGGAAGCTTCTTAGGTATACCGGATAGGTTGTTGAGTCATGTATCCAGAGGGAGTATGTGCGTTCAATTCTCTGTTGAGTGCCAGTTGTTATACTGAGTTTGATACTTCCTCTCACAGCCTTAGTATTTGTGTTACTGAAGATAGTGCTCCTAGGTATTGAGAAGATTATAGCAGGATTGCCAAAGATAGTTCCATCAGTGTCTATACTACTCAAGGGTAATCTATACGTACCTCTCGTCCCGTCAGGTCTAGTCCATGAAACTTCTATTTCGACCATAGCGTTCCTTGCTTCATACATATTCACATCAATAGTCCAGGTGACAGACGTCACTAGTGCTAATGGAGTGTATTGTATACCTACAGGTAGGTCTGTGAATATAAATGCTTCTGATGCACCTAATTCTGCTTTCGTCTTACAATCGCTATAGAGTACTCCTTGGAGTGGAATAACCTCATTTCCTATATCATACAGGTATATCCAGACACCCTTCTGAGACTGCATGCCAGCGTTTTCAACAATTATTGTGAGCATTAATGATGTATCCCTACAGTCTCTTGGCACATTTATAACTAACTGGTCGTAAAGCTCTCGGTACGATACAGTAGCACCGCAACCTTGAATACTGAACGTATAGTGCATTGGTATTCCACCAACAATCCCACTGCTTACAGCTGGCCATATCCTACTAGTGACGCTATGCAGAGTATATGTTTGCTGTCCCTTAGGGAGGAAGTAGGTGTTAGGACCTAATATGTTTGGAGCACCACCTATGAGTATGGTTTTCCTGTTGTTTATGTCAACTGTTTCATTAATCCTCACTACTCTACCTTCAATGGTAAATTCCAGAGTTACTAGGTCTACCCAGACGTGGAACCTAGCATAACGTATTACCCGGAGATCAGGATCTCGACTATTTCTTATTAAGTCAAATACATTTGGCACGCTAAAATTTCTTTCCTCTCCACTACTCATACTATTTAATTGTATTGAGGTTAATTCGACTACACGCCCCGACCATAATATCCCTTGATCAACAGTCATATCACCCTTCTCAATCCCTATATGCACTCTCGTAGGTGGTGAGGTTAAACAACCCAAGTTCCGTACATTAAAACGTATAGTTCCATTACTTTGTGAACTTAGCTCTTGGTTGTAGAGGTCTAGGTCTATTTGTGGGAGATCCCAATTCCTGTACGTGAATGTCCATCTTCTCTCATTGTTAAATTCGCTTGACTCTGTTATAAGATCACCATAATCTAACTGGACGTTCACCGTGTAACTATTTCCAGGAACACCTATGAAGAGCCCGGTACTTATACTAACGCTTTCCCCAGCCGCAAGTGGAGGTATTAATGACTCCCGTACATATGTAGTGC is a window from the Ignisphaera sp. genome containing:
- a CDS encoding CARDB domain-containing protein, producing MQLLSYNVSGPKDLHVGDFVVVSFVLRYVGTVKQIRLNKIFVGAILPNNTMTEFEDRSFRGVVISTGNIIRYRKEIVLTQKGIWTFWPAFEYYNGTEYGMELVKSQQPWITCKVEVFEGISTSTSTTTPQLLPDLTFDPHYLQSITYSGCEGLIVYIKNIGQASTNRGTRARFTITSTSGTTYVRESLIPPLAAGESVSISTGLFIGVPGNSYTVNVQLDYGDLITESSEFNNERRWTFTYRNWDLPQIDLDLYNQELSSQSNGTIRFNVRNLGCLTSPPTRVHIGIEKGDMTVDQGILWSGRVVELTSIQLNSMSSGEERNFSVPNVFDLIRNSRDPDLRVIRYARFHVWVDLVTLEFTIEGRVVRINETVDINNRKTILIGGAPNILGPNTYFLPKGQQTYTLHSVTSRIWPAVSSGIVGGIPMHYTFSIQGCGATVSYRELYDQLVINVPRDCRDTSLMLTIIVENAGMQSQKGVWIYLYDIGNEVIPLQGVLYSDCKTKAELGASEAFIFTDLPVGIQYTPLALVTSVTWTIDVNMYEARNAMVEIEVSWTRPDGTRGTYRLPLSSIDTDGTIFGNPAIIFSIPRSTIFSNTNTKAVRGSIKLSITTGTQQRIERTYSLWIHDSTTYPVYLRSFHFQNTPCSHINWEMWEDFWGEDAVWDFLCIFKCWKLWHDWASDALYNYVFKEMCEEGRCSAHALVSQKFRETPQSVRLYAIPGCSSLNHWPQPFTLDKNFIVIMLEDPPSDSFSSNIMDLDTYLTYQYMWSLDERNLRRGTRALVRWLAGEDIILETLNELRQWERMPETQKWNDVPLLFMFSSDDIRSSHTVLVYRVEEISANHVRVWVLDSNRPFQPNSAVNQDNSYVDFRCCRSDGRWYFTFYLDNEHTEVIDGFLFATGSSLFHGESAALTESDVFFGLFELFIEYMKSLGYAETSGDSNTSNRTPSLIIVGGDAGVKISNVSDAMGKKVFIFDGMTPPSIEDMSKTAILVPIPLPLANPVYVFVAGSELNLNIKSTKNGTVTLVSKNSNRSLSLQYFGSPERIVNLILNQSRVRIKNNGSGSYRIASSIIDNNMARQIFLEVESTKYNFNVDFSSGEGFMIKNSGDKPLNISVELIAHSMDGQQNARYIGITISPHDTIIASPRSWSNISSRQLIVRVDTGSNGIIDEERIVNPIGSVVTTTPLTTTVTITSTTTTTEKVTTVTATTSVTTSLPPVTSTITTITTIVPERPSDWSNQQLLIIVTLAIVVMIVVPVLLITKRK